One genomic window of Desulfotignum phosphitoxidans DSM 13687 includes the following:
- a CDS encoding phosphotransferase produces the protein MLDWSNTALRQWICDQWQMDIHCIRQDIDIQGSPERALSRIVMADTQDRQFLVEQFDPGKQALRDRVARAVDFLFTHGLTRVVPYRKTVRGEFLPIFNGACFQVSQFLDGTLLKRPDYLSSAAMGQNTARFLIKMAETATGMEKHLSFPRFSIKTYIHELFKTMKIHDPPVYDRFLPVLDFLEAEFMPAHDHLALAFCHGDLHPLNIIWDKDEIRAVIDWEFAGIKPDLYDAANFVGCAGIENPNGLGMDMVMTFLAKLHQTDVISEMGWRFFPEYVLALRFAWLSEWLRKKDHEMIDLEHAFMRILVDHMPEIRHAFDRVA, from the coding sequence ATGCTTGACTGGTCAAACACAGCCCTGCGCCAGTGGATTTGTGATCAATGGCAGATGGACATCCACTGTATCCGGCAGGACATCGACATCCAGGGCAGCCCGGAGCGGGCCTTGTCCCGGATAGTGATGGCGGATACACAGGACCGGCAGTTTCTGGTGGAGCAGTTTGACCCCGGAAAACAAGCCCTCCGGGACCGGGTGGCCCGGGCTGTGGATTTTTTATTCACCCACGGCCTGACCCGGGTGGTGCCATACCGGAAAACGGTGCGGGGAGAATTTCTGCCGATTTTCAATGGGGCCTGTTTTCAAGTCTCTCAGTTTCTTGACGGAACCCTTTTAAAACGGCCGGATTATCTGTCATCCGCAGCCATGGGCCAAAACACGGCCCGGTTCCTGATAAAAATGGCTGAAACCGCCACGGGCATGGAAAAGCACCTCTCTTTTCCCCGGTTTTCCATCAAAACTTATATCCATGAACTTTTCAAAACCATGAAAATCCATGATCCGCCCGTGTATGACCGGTTTCTGCCGGTGCTGGATTTTCTGGAGGCTGAATTCATGCCGGCCCATGATCACTTAGCCTTGGCGTTCTGCCACGGGGATCTGCACCCCTTGAACATCATCTGGGACAAGGACGAGATCCGGGCTGTGATCGACTGGGAGTTTGCCGGCATCAAACCCGATCTTTACGATGCCGCCAATTTTGTGGGATGTGCCGGCATCGAGAACCCCAACGGCTTGGGCATGGACATGGTCATGACCTTTCTGGCTAAACTGCACCAGACAGATGTGATCAGTGAGATGGGGTGGCGGTTTTTCCCGGAATACGTCCTGGCCCTGCGGTTTGCCTGGCTGTCGGAATGGCTCCGGAAAAAGGATCACGAGATGATCGATCTGGAACATGCGTTCATGCGCATTCTTGTGGACCACATGCCTGAGATCAGGCACGCGTTTGACCGCGTGGCATAA
- a CDS encoding DMT family transporter, producing MTHSRALFVVLTAGVLWSFGALTIRYMVDPEDYRWQYLFFRGLTVAAILCIYLMARDRHRFVENFRKIGASGIVGALGLVGAFIFFIWSITLTTAANTLFLFSTIPFIAAFLGIVLLKETLRPITWVSMGIAFVGIGVMVVEGLEAGSLLGIVTGFASACGFATFSISLRMRKETPQFATVALAGILCAVITAGIMLIQNDAIAMPLRNILLSMVHGSLVGVGLILFSLGAGYFPAAELNLLSLFEVVGGVIWVYLPIFGIHEVPSLLTVIGGCIVSGAIVLNSLGARHEPVPIKPV from the coding sequence ATGACCCATTCAAGAGCCTTGTTTGTCGTGCTGACCGCCGGAGTCCTGTGGTCGTTCGGGGCGCTCACCATCCGTTACATGGTGGACCCTGAGGATTACCGGTGGCAGTATCTGTTTTTCCGGGGGTTGACCGTGGCGGCTATCCTGTGCATCTATCTGATGGCCAGGGACCGGCACCGGTTTGTGGAAAATTTCCGGAAAATCGGAGCGTCAGGAATTGTCGGCGCGTTAGGCCTGGTGGGGGCGTTCATTTTTTTCATCTGGTCCATCACGTTGACCACGGCGGCCAACACCCTGTTTCTGTTCTCCACCATCCCGTTTATTGCGGCATTTCTGGGGATTGTCCTTCTCAAGGAAACCCTGCGCCCCATCACCTGGGTGTCCATGGGCATCGCATTTGTGGGCATCGGCGTGATGGTGGTGGAAGGTCTGGAAGCGGGCAGCCTGCTGGGAATCGTCACGGGATTTGCTTCCGCCTGCGGGTTTGCCACGTTTTCCATCTCGCTGCGGATGCGCAAGGAAACCCCCCAGTTTGCCACAGTGGCCCTGGCCGGGATCCTGTGTGCCGTGATCACCGCCGGGATCATGCTGATTCAAAACGATGCCATCGCCATGCCTTTGCGAAACATTCTATTGAGCATGGTGCACGGGTCTCTGGTGGGGGTCGGGCTGATCCTGTTTTCTTTAGGGGCCGGATATTTCCCGGCGGCTGAACTGAACCTGCTGTCCCTGTTCGAGGTGGTGGGCGGGGTGATCTGGGTGTATCTGCCCATCTTCGGGATTCATGAGGTGCCCAGCCTGCTGACCGTGATCGGCGGCTGCATTGTTTCCGGGGCCATTGTCCTGAACAGCCTGGGGGCCAGGCATGAACCCGTACCCATCAAGCCGGTGTGA
- the lpdA gene encoding dihydrolipoyl dehydrogenase: protein MSQKNTYDVVVIGSGPGGYSAALRAAQLGFDTALVEKEKTLGGVCLNVGCIPSKALLDSSERYHQARHKMAEHGIEIKDVRLDLETMMSRKNKVVEELTHNLRELLERGKIEIIHGTARVEAPDRVHVTRNEETGSGDRELILPARYILVATGSEPNPLPDLDFDGKHIISSTDALALDTVPKRLGIVGAGYVGLELGSVWQRLGSEVTVIEMLPQAAGNADGQVARTLMRLLKAQGMDIRLKTTVTKAAVKDNQVEVSVKAKDASDTLSFDRLLVSVGRRPRLDGLGLDELGVETDPDTGRIVVDAAFRTRVPSIYAIGDIIAGPMLAHKASAEGAAAAECMAGLPGDVNYDTIPSVIYTSPQAAGAGMTQEDAKKRGIPFLTGTYPFSGTGRARCLGETDGFVKLIVHKTSDRILGVHIIGPSASEMIAEGVAAMEAGMTATQIASMVHSHPTFSEAIQEAAAAVPKKQWQP, encoded by the coding sequence ATGAGTCAGAAAAACACCTATGATGTGGTGGTCATCGGATCAGGACCGGGCGGTTATTCTGCGGCCCTGCGCGCTGCGCAACTGGGATTTGACACCGCTCTGGTTGAAAAGGAGAAAACCCTGGGCGGGGTCTGCCTGAACGTGGGATGCATCCCGAGCAAGGCCCTGCTGGATTCAAGCGAACGATACCACCAGGCCCGGCATAAAATGGCGGAACACGGCATTGAGATCAAGGATGTGCGGCTGGATCTGGAAACCATGATGTCGCGTAAAAACAAGGTGGTGGAAGAACTGACCCATAATCTTCGGGAGCTTCTGGAAAGAGGCAAAATAGAGATCATCCACGGCACAGCCCGGGTGGAAGCACCGGACCGGGTCCATGTCACCCGGAATGAAGAAACCGGGAGCGGGGACAGGGAACTGATCCTGCCGGCCCGGTATATTCTGGTGGCCACGGGCAGCGAGCCCAATCCCCTGCCGGATCTTGATTTTGACGGCAAACACATCATCAGTTCAACCGACGCTTTGGCACTGGATACCGTGCCAAAGCGGCTGGGCATTGTGGGGGCCGGGTATGTGGGCCTTGAGCTGGGATCGGTGTGGCAGCGGCTCGGGTCTGAAGTGACGGTGATCGAGATGCTGCCCCAGGCCGCCGGCAACGCGGACGGCCAGGTGGCACGGACCCTGATGCGGCTGCTCAAAGCCCAGGGCATGGATATCCGGTTGAAGACCACCGTTACAAAGGCGGCGGTAAAAGACAATCAGGTTGAGGTATCGGTCAAGGCCAAAGACGCGTCAGACACCCTTTCCTTTGACCGCCTGCTGGTGTCGGTGGGCCGGCGCCCGAGGCTGGACGGCCTGGGACTCGACGAACTGGGGGTGGAAACAGACCCGGACACCGGCCGGATTGTCGTGGATGCGGCTTTTCGTACCCGTGTGCCGTCCATTTATGCCATCGGTGATATCATCGCCGGACCCATGCTGGCCCACAAGGCGTCCGCTGAAGGCGCGGCTGCGGCAGAATGCATGGCCGGTCTGCCCGGAGACGTGAATTACGACACGATTCCTTCCGTGATTTATACCTCTCCCCAGGCCGCAGGTGCGGGCATGACCCAGGAAGACGCAAAAAAAAGGGGCATCCCGTTTCTCACCGGCACGTATCCGTTTTCAGGCACAGGCAGGGCAAGGTGTCTCGGGGAGACGGACGGATTTGTCAAACTCATTGTCCATAAAACATCCGACCGCATCCTGGGCGTGCACATCATCGGTCCCAGTGCCTCGGAAATGATTGCTGAAGGCGTGGCAGCCATGGAAGCCGGGATGACCGCAACACAGATCGCAAGTATGGTTCACAGCCATCCTACATTCAGCGAAGCCATCCAGGAGGCTGCGGCAGCGGTCCCGAAAAAACAGTGGCAGCCATGA
- the odhB gene encoding 2-oxoglutarate dehydrogenase complex dihydrolipoyllysine-residue succinyltransferase, translated as MAHDVKVPSVGESVTEALLVQWLKNDGDTVQADEPLFVIETDKVTLEVTADTGGTLNIKVKEGETVAIGTVVAEIESGGKTEKDTSDTAREQESEPENTAPKDSGPSEKKEPKGQEKKSETENKEIPEKDEGDKVGNISPSARRLAEEKQIDLSDVTPSGPGGRITKGDVLLVLESSQDRAVEPDASEPDKAESDGKTDPETSASDKAEPDKAGSDKGESDQADSGKVGSEERVTRKPMTPIRRKIAEHLLKARQNTAMLTTFNEIDMSRVMALRQAYKEPFKEKHQVSLGFMSFFIKACIEALKQNPQVNAFVDGKDIVYHHYYHVGVAIGSGKGLVVPVIRHADQLDFAGIEKAIVAFVDKIENNRLELADLEGGTFTVSNGGVYGSLLSTPILNSPQSGILGMHKIEKRPVVVDDEVVIRPMMYVALSYDHRIVDGREAVTCLKKIKACVENPERMLLEV; from the coding sequence ATGGCACATGACGTAAAAGTTCCAAGTGTGGGCGAATCGGTTACAGAGGCCCTTCTGGTCCAGTGGTTGAAAAATGACGGGGACACTGTTCAAGCGGACGAGCCTTTGTTTGTCATTGAAACCGATAAAGTCACCCTGGAGGTGACGGCAGACACCGGCGGTACACTCAACATCAAAGTCAAAGAAGGGGAGACCGTGGCCATCGGCACGGTGGTGGCGGAGATTGAATCCGGCGGAAAGACCGAAAAAGACACTTCCGACACGGCACGGGAACAGGAATCCGAACCCGAAAACACCGCCCCAAAGGACTCCGGCCCTTCTGAAAAAAAGGAACCCAAAGGCCAGGAGAAAAAAAGCGAAACGGAAAACAAAGAGATTCCGGAAAAAGATGAGGGGGATAAAGTCGGCAACATCTCCCCGTCGGCCCGGCGTCTGGCAGAAGAAAAACAGATTGACCTGTCCGATGTCACGCCCAGCGGCCCGGGCGGCAGAATCACCAAGGGTGACGTGCTGCTCGTCCTGGAATCTTCCCAGGACCGGGCCGTTGAACCGGATGCTTCTGAACCGGACAAGGCTGAATCGGACGGCAAGACTGATCCGGAGACATCTGCATCAGACAAAGCAGAACCTGACAAAGCAGGAAGCGATAAAGGGGAAAGCGATCAAGCGGATTCAGGCAAGGTCGGCTCCGAGGAACGCGTGACCCGGAAACCCATGACCCCGATCCGCCGCAAAATTGCGGAGCACCTGCTCAAAGCCCGGCAGAACACCGCCATGCTGACCACGTTCAATGAAATCGACATGAGCCGGGTCATGGCCCTGCGCCAGGCATACAAAGAGCCGTTCAAGGAAAAGCACCAGGTGTCACTGGGATTTATGTCTTTTTTCATCAAAGCCTGCATCGAGGCATTGAAACAGAATCCCCAGGTCAATGCCTTTGTGGACGGCAAGGATATTGTTTATCATCATTACTATCATGTGGGGGTGGCCATCGGATCGGGCAAAGGTCTGGTGGTGCCGGTGATCCGCCATGCAGACCAGCTGGATTTTGCCGGCATTGAAAAGGCCATTGTCGCGTTTGTGGACAAAATCGAGAACAACCGGCTGGAACTGGCAGACCTGGAAGGCGGCACCTTTACCGTGAGCAACGGCGGTGTTTACGGGTCTCTTTTAAGCACCCCGATTCTCAACTCCCCCCAGAGCGGGATCCTGGGCATGCACAAAATTGAAAAACGGCCCGTGGTGGTGGATGATGAAGTGGTGATCCGGCCCATGATGTACGTGGCGTTGAGCTATGACCACCGCATCGTGGACGGCAGGGAGGCGGTCACCTGTCTCAAAAAGATCAAGGCCTGTGTTGAAAACCCGGAACGCATGCTTTTGGAGGTATGA
- a CDS encoding 2-oxoglutarate dehydrogenase E1 component, with amino-acid sequence MATTDMWNEAYIEAQYKKWKHDQNAVPRDWQFFFKGFDIGNKGAAKQDIADTPDAALAQSRVESLIYRYRDLGHLMACMDPLSSCPTDHPLLNLETFGLSPDQLDTFFYTRRFSDSGRARLKDILSRLKETYCHSIGVEYMHLQDPAERRWLQERMEPVKNRPDLADKEKTMVLEKLTRTGVFERFLNSKYPGQTRFSVEGAEMVVPMLHALFNRVSEDGCGEVIMGMAHRGRLSVQTQVLQRPYEDIFKAFESCYNPADLIGAGDVKYHNGYLADIETAGGKSLRVCLLDNPSHLESVDPVVEGFARARQEKAGSDGLRQILPLLLHGDAAFAGQGIVAETLNMSQLSGFHTGGTIHMIINNQIGYTTTPENARSSRYSTDVAKMLMVPIFHVHGEDPEAALHVVNLAAAYRKQFHKDVVIDVICYRRFGHNEGDEPYFTQPRMYERIRSRAPLDRAYADRLIEEKIISPEKPEALSKATKKEMETAFDNVRGDTCTFPEPKFYPEWDGISTSYSHEKTDTAVEKSKLTAYAQKLYEVPEGFAIYDKLARVLEKRLDAVSKGKDIDWGTAEALAFASLLAQGIPVRLSGQDSGRGTFSQRHSVIRDIKNADLWVPLNHIAEDQAAYRVYDSFLSEAGVLGFEYGYAVANPGGLTLWEAQFGDFVNNAQAVIDLYIAAGEAKWRRQCGLVLLLPHGYEGLGPEHSSARPERFLQLCAHDNLQVCNPTTPAQYFHLLRRQMMRSFRKPLVILTPKSLLRHPMAVSEIKDLTSGGFSEILDDPETVKNPERVVFCSGKIFYELVKNRSESARDKIAIIRMEQFYPFPEQLLEQVISRYKNTPQWYWVQEEPANMGGAEFIRPRLEKMVGDSVHCVTRPAQASPATGFSGVYKQEQAAIIKKALTL; translated from the coding sequence ATGGCAACGACCGACATGTGGAATGAGGCGTATATAGAGGCCCAGTATAAAAAATGGAAACATGACCAAAACGCCGTTCCCCGGGACTGGCAGTTTTTCTTTAAAGGATTTGACATCGGAAACAAAGGGGCGGCAAAACAAGACATTGCCGATACCCCGGATGCGGCCCTTGCCCAGTCCCGGGTGGAATCACTGATATACCGGTACCGGGACTTAGGCCATCTCATGGCGTGCATGGATCCGCTTTCTTCCTGCCCCACAGACCATCCGTTGCTGAACCTTGAGACATTCGGCCTGTCGCCGGATCAGCTGGATACTTTTTTTTACACCCGCCGGTTTTCCGACTCAGGCCGGGCCCGGCTCAAGGATATTCTCAGCCGGCTCAAGGAAACCTACTGCCATTCCATCGGTGTTGAATACATGCACCTGCAGGACCCTGCGGAAAGACGATGGCTTCAGGAAAGAATGGAACCGGTCAAAAATCGCCCGGACCTTGCAGACAAAGAAAAAACCATGGTACTGGAAAAACTGACCCGCACCGGGGTGTTCGAACGGTTTCTGAACAGTAAATATCCGGGCCAGACACGGTTTTCCGTGGAAGGCGCCGAGATGGTCGTTCCCATGCTGCATGCGCTGTTCAACCGGGTGTCGGAGGACGGATGCGGCGAAGTCATCATGGGCATGGCCCACCGGGGCCGGTTAAGCGTTCAGACCCAGGTGCTTCAAAGGCCGTATGAGGATATTTTCAAGGCGTTTGAAAGCTGTTACAATCCCGCGGACCTCATCGGTGCCGGGGATGTGAAATACCACAACGGGTACCTGGCGGATATCGAGACCGCCGGCGGGAAATCTTTGCGGGTGTGTCTTCTGGACAATCCCAGCCATCTGGAATCCGTGGATCCGGTGGTCGAAGGGTTTGCCCGGGCCAGGCAGGAAAAGGCCGGCTCCGATGGGTTACGCCAGATTCTGCCTTTGCTGCTCCACGGGGATGCCGCGTTCGCCGGCCAGGGCATTGTGGCGGAAACCTTGAACATGTCCCAGCTTTCAGGATTTCATACCGGCGGAACCATTCATATGATCATCAACAACCAGATCGGGTACACCACAACGCCTGAAAATGCCCGGTCCAGCCGGTATTCCACGGATGTGGCCAAAATGCTCATGGTCCCGATTTTTCACGTTCACGGCGAAGACCCGGAAGCGGCCCTTCATGTGGTGAACCTGGCAGCGGCCTACCGGAAGCAGTTTCACAAGGACGTGGTGATCGATGTGATCTGTTACCGCAGGTTCGGCCACAATGAAGGGGATGAACCCTATTTTACCCAGCCCCGGATGTATGAGCGGATCCGCTCCCGGGCCCCCCTGGACCGGGCCTATGCCGACCGGCTGATCGAAGAAAAAATCATTTCTCCTGAAAAACCCGAAGCGCTGTCAAAAGCGACAAAAAAGGAGATGGAGACCGCGTTTGACAATGTCCGGGGTGATACGTGCACGTTTCCGGAACCGAAATTTTATCCGGAATGGGACGGCATTTCCACCAGCTATTCCCATGAAAAAACCGATACGGCCGTGGAAAAATCAAAATTAACGGCCTACGCCCAAAAACTGTATGAAGTCCCGGAGGGGTTTGCCATTTATGACAAACTGGCCCGGGTCCTGGAAAAACGTCTGGATGCGGTATCAAAGGGCAAGGATATTGACTGGGGCACGGCGGAAGCGTTGGCATTTGCCTCCCTTCTGGCCCAGGGCATTCCCGTCCGGTTGAGCGGCCAGGACAGCGGCCGGGGCACCTTTTCCCAGCGCCACAGCGTGATCCGGGACATCAAAAACGCAGACCTTTGGGTGCCGTTGAACCATATTGCCGAAGACCAGGCGGCATACCGGGTTTATGACAGTTTTCTGTCTGAAGCCGGTGTTCTGGGATTTGAATACGGGTATGCCGTGGCAAATCCCGGAGGGCTGACCCTGTGGGAGGCCCAGTTCGGGGATTTTGTCAACAATGCCCAGGCTGTGATCGATCTGTATATTGCCGCCGGAGAGGCCAAATGGCGGCGCCAGTGCGGCCTGGTACTGCTGCTGCCCCACGGATATGAAGGTCTGGGGCCGGAGCATTCCAGCGCCCGGCCGGAACGCTTTCTCCAGTTGTGCGCCCATGACAACCTCCAGGTGTGCAACCCCACCACCCCGGCCCAGTATTTTCATCTGCTCCGGCGCCAGATGATGAGGTCATTTAGAAAACCCCTGGTGATCCTGACCCCCAAAAGCCTGCTGCGGCATCCCATGGCCGTGTCGGAAATAAAAGATCTCACCTCAGGCGGTTTCAGTGAAATCCTGGATGATCCTGAAACGGTTAAAAATCCCGAGCGCGTGGTGTTTTGCAGCGGAAAAATCTTTTATGAACTGGTGAAAAACCGGTCGGAATCCGCCCGGGACAAGATTGCCATCATCCGGATGGAACAGTTTTACCCGTTTCCCGAGCAATTGCTGGAACAGGTCATTTCCAGGTACAAGAATACCCCACAGTGGTACTGGGTCCAGGAAGAACCCGCCAACATGGGAGGGGCTGAGTTCATCCGGCCGCGCCTGGAAAAAATGGTGGGCGATTCGGTGCACTGCGTGACTCGCCCGGCCCAGGCTTCCCCGGCCACGGGGTTTTCAGGGGTTTACAAACAGGAACAGGCAGCGATTATCAAAAAGGCATTAACGCTTTGA
- a CDS encoding DUF255 domain-containing protein codes for MAETTPPQNAFNRLADSKSPYLLQHADNPVAWHPWGKQAFEKAKKEDKPVFLSIGYATCHWCHVPPHGIYAVSCCL; via the coding sequence ATGGCTGAGACAACACCGCCGCAAAACGCATTCAATCGACTGGCTGACAGCAAAAGCCCCTATTTACTGCAGCATGCAGATAATCCGGTGGCCTGGCATCCCTGGGGAAAACAAGCCTTTGAAAAAGCAAAAAAAGAGGACAAACCCGTTTTTCTCTCCATCGGATATGCCACCTGCCACTGGTGTCATGTCCCACCCCATGGGATTTACGCAGTTTCTTGCTGCCTGTGA
- a CDS encoding entericidin A/B family lipoprotein, whose amino-acid sequence MKSLLKNLVIIVMLASLSFLTVSCNTMQGVGEDLETAGEKIQQKAD is encoded by the coding sequence ATGAAAAGCTTATTAAAAAATCTGGTAATCATTGTGATGCTTGCTTCATTGAGTTTTCTGACGGTCAGTTGCAACACCATGCAGGGGGTGGGTGAAGATCTGGAAACTGCCGGTGAAAAAATTCAACAAAAAGCGGATTGA
- a CDS encoding acetate--CoA ligase family protein — translation MEFFFRPRGIAVVGATASKGKGGNLIVLNLKKGYFGPVYPVNPGYDEIEGFTCYLSVSDVPDPVDLAIVFVAAHMVPQVIEDCAQRGIPGVMIQSAGFSETGTTGAALQEKIRQTARETGIRLWGPNCMGLVDVPSQWIFSTVTPTIWDTGLTPGNVSLIAQSGMLAGAFLIDLISHGTMGIAKVCSIGNKMDVDENDLLEWLIHDPDTAAIGLYLESLTDCRRFMALCRSTPKPVVILNGGKTAGGAAAAQSHTASLSAGGALVAGAMAQAGVITADGFYQLADFSRTFGMYAHLPPRTGNRVAVLTYTGAAGIVSADIMDRHGLELSQFRDTTLETLQTVFPEWMPPANPVDMWPGIILNGSKKTYETAMQAVCADPAVDAVFIHCFAGGFSLEVDLEKMADTAREAGKPLFCWISGERDRVYRFQKTAQPLGVPVFREIMRAVECMGMLLNRPCPKIETDPETAAEERIRRLTQDPRLAVLASNTGELDELVSKQVLKACGIPVVEEKQVTFFEEAQRAAADFGFPLVVKGMVAGVSHKTESSLVHLGIASDQDLASAVTTLQQTMEGRGRILIQKQVPGKIELVAGFVRDPRLGPCVMCGLGGIFAEALNDTVFGVAPLTLADALAMIDRLKCRPMLDGYRGYDPVDKNALGRILVILGDLGCAYPDIREIDINPLIMHKGDPVAVDGLVVLA, via the coding sequence ATGGAGTTTTTTTTCAGGCCCCGGGGTATTGCGGTTGTGGGAGCCACAGCCAGCAAAGGAAAGGGCGGTAATCTGATTGTGTTGAATCTTAAAAAAGGATATTTTGGGCCGGTGTATCCGGTCAACCCCGGGTACGATGAAATAGAAGGGTTTACCTGCTATCTGTCCGTGTCTGATGTGCCGGATCCCGTGGATCTGGCCATCGTGTTTGTGGCGGCCCACATGGTGCCGCAGGTGATCGAGGATTGTGCCCAAAGAGGGATTCCGGGCGTTATGATCCAGTCTGCCGGATTTTCGGAAACCGGCACCACCGGGGCGGCATTGCAGGAGAAGATCAGGCAGACAGCCCGGGAAACCGGCATCCGCCTGTGGGGGCCCAACTGTATGGGCCTGGTGGATGTGCCCAGCCAATGGATATTTTCCACGGTCACCCCGACCATCTGGGATACCGGCCTGACTCCCGGCAATGTGTCTTTGATCGCCCAGAGCGGGATGCTGGCCGGGGCGTTTCTCATCGATCTCATATCCCACGGCACCATGGGGATCGCCAAGGTTTGTTCCATCGGCAACAAAATGGATGTGGATGAAAACGATCTCCTGGAATGGCTGATTCATGACCCGGACACGGCCGCCATCGGGCTGTATCTGGAATCGTTGACCGACTGCCGGCGGTTCATGGCCTTATGCCGCAGTACCCCCAAACCCGTGGTGATTCTCAACGGCGGGAAAACCGCAGGAGGCGCAGCAGCAGCCCAAAGCCACACGGCCAGTCTGTCGGCCGGCGGAGCACTGGTGGCCGGTGCCATGGCCCAGGCCGGAGTTATAACGGCGGACGGGTTTTACCAGCTGGCTGATTTTTCAAGGACCTTTGGCATGTATGCCCATCTGCCGCCCCGAACCGGAAACCGGGTGGCCGTGCTCACCTACACGGGTGCCGCAGGAATCGTGTCCGCGGATATCATGGACCGGCACGGCCTTGAATTGTCTCAATTCAGAGACACTACGCTGGAAACATTGCAGACGGTTTTTCCGGAATGGATGCCGCCTGCCAATCCCGTGGACATGTGGCCCGGAATTATTTTGAACGGATCCAAAAAAACCTATGAAACAGCCATGCAGGCGGTGTGCGCTGATCCGGCGGTGGATGCCGTGTTTATCCATTGCTTTGCCGGTGGATTCAGCCTGGAGGTGGATCTGGAAAAAATGGCCGACACCGCCCGGGAAGCGGGCAAGCCGCTGTTCTGCTGGATTTCCGGGGAACGGGACCGGGTGTATCGGTTCCAGAAAACGGCACAGCCCCTGGGGGTGCCGGTATTCCGGGAGATAATGCGGGCCGTGGAATGCATGGGCATGCTGCTGAACCGCCCCTGCCCAAAGATTGAAACCGATCCGGAAACAGCGGCGGAAGAACGGATCCGCCGGTTGACACAGGATCCCCGCCTGGCGGTGCTGGCATCAAACACCGGTGAACTGGACGAATTGGTATCCAAACAGGTGCTCAAAGCCTGCGGCATCCCGGTGGTGGAAGAAAAACAGGTGACTTTTTTTGAGGAAGCACAGCGCGCGGCGGCTGATTTCGGGTTCCCCCTGGTGGTCAAGGGCATGGTTGCCGGGGTGTCACACAAGACCGAATCCAGTCTGGTGCACCTGGGCATCGCCTCTGACCAAGATCTTGCATCGGCGGTGACAACGCTTCAACAGACCATGGAAGGCCGCGGCCGTATCCTGATCCAGAAACAGGTCCCGGGGAAAATAGAGCTGGTGGCAGGATTTGTCCGGGATCCCCGGCTGGGGCCCTGTGTCATGTGCGGGCTGGGCGGGATATTTGCCGAAGCCCTCAATGACACGGTGTTCGGGGTGGCGCCTCTGACCCTGGCAGATGCCCTGGCCATGATCGACCGGCTCAAATGCCGGCCCATGCTGGACGGGTATCGGGGATATGATCCAGTGGACAAAAATGCCCTGGGACGTATCCTTGTCATTTTGGGGGATTTGGGTTGCGCGTATCCGGACATCCGGGAAATCGATATCAATCCTTTGATTATGCACAAAGGAGATCCTGTTGCCGTGGACGGGCTGGTGGTGCTGGCATAA
- a CDS encoding IclR family transcriptional regulator, with product MAKGQTPYFSKSLEKGLRILSLFNQDRISCTQSDISKLTGINMTSTYRFVNTFVELGYLQKHPETKRLKLGSKAISLGHGLLRGFDFLQMIKPIVDETCNQHQITMDVALRDTDALMIIYRRELRNALPYQLPTVIKDLNSTALGKAVLAFLPEQEQMAVINSLSFENKTGRTIIDRDQLFCELALIKKRGYSINNEEFVPGLLALGAPLINAGTNKVAGAICFDFLRTQTSLSEIKKEYAELIIQLAQKISKYLPIS from the coding sequence ATGGCAAAAGGGCAGACCCCATATTTCTCCAAAAGTCTTGAAAAAGGGCTACGAATTTTAAGCCTGTTCAATCAGGATCGTATTTCCTGTACGCAATCCGATATATCGAAATTGACCGGCATCAACATGACATCCACATACAGATTTGTGAACACGTTCGTGGAATTGGGCTATCTTCAAAAACACCCGGAAACCAAAAGACTGAAGCTCGGATCAAAGGCCATTTCATTGGGCCATGGTTTGTTGAGAGGATTTGATTTCCTCCAGATGATAAAACCGATTGTAGATGAAACATGCAACCAGCATCAAATCACAATGGATGTGGCTTTAAGAGATACAGATGCGCTTATGATCATTTACAGGCGAGAACTACGAAATGCCCTGCCTTATCAATTACCGACAGTAATAAAAGATCTAAACAGTACCGCACTTGGAAAAGCTGTTCTTGCATTTCTCCCGGAACAGGAACAGATGGCTGTTATCAATTCACTGTCCTTTGAAAATAAAACAGGAAGAACCATCATCGACAGAGACCAGCTGTTTTGTGAATTGGCATTGATCAAAAAAAGAGGATATTCCATCAACAACGAAGAGTTCGTCCCTGGCCTGTTGGCACTGGGTGCTCCTTTGATAAATGCTGGCACGAACAAGGTTGCCGGCGCTATTTGTTTTGATTTTCTCAGAACCCAGACGTCTTTGTCAGAAATAAAAAAAGAATATGCTGAACTAATAATTCAACTGGCACAAAAAATTTCAAAATACTTGCCCATCTCATGA